The Canis lupus baileyi chromosome 5, mCanLup2.hap1, whole genome shotgun sequence region CCCATCTTCATCCTTGGCCCCATCCCCTCATAGGATGCTCTTCCTCGACAACAGATCTAACCTGTCATGCTCGTGCTCATTACCCTGCCATGGCTCCCCATTGCTAGAAGGAAAACTCGAGTCCTCAGCTTGGCTCTCTCAGCCCTAAGTGTCACCCCCGAGGGGCTCCCCGGCCTCTTCTGTCACCCCAGTCTtagcgcccccccgcccccgccgtctCAGCCCTGGCGGTCCTGGAACCATGCCCGAATCCGCCATGCCTTCCTCCTCGTCTCATCTCTGAAATAGCCTCCAGGCTTGCCTCCATCTGTCCAGTGTACCTACAAGCCTACCAACCTACCTGTAAGGCTTAACCCCAgtccacctcttccaggaagccttcccggTCTGCTGCATCCCACACAGGTCTCCCCCTCAGCAGAGCTGGCACTGGCCTTGGCACAAGGGGTGCTTCCTCAGAACGTGTTAATTCATGGATAAAGGGAGAGGGCTGGGGGGATCTCAAGTGGATCCTTGAAGGGAACTTCTGGGACAGAAGGGAATGAGCGGTGTGGCAGGTCTGGGAAGAGTCACCAGTGGAGGGGACCGTTGCCTGAGAGCAGGATGTTGGGAGGGCTTGGGGCTTCCACAGGGGTGGGGAGCCCCTAAGTGAGGTGGGGCCTTGGGGCTCAGGGTGGGTCAAGCCCAAAGTGAGCCCGGGCATCGGTTGGGCAGGAGGACTTGCATAGAGTCAGGGCTCCATAGGTATGAGGCTGTGAGGACACAGGGCATTGGGTGAGTACGAGCGCTGAATGGTTGTGGGGTACAGGCCACGAGATGGGGCTGAGGTACcggggggcccggggcaggggaggtggggcccGGGGCTGGGTTTGGTGTCAGTGCAGTCACTCGCTGCCCTCCGTGCTCGCAGGGGTGGTGCAGAGCATCAAGGACCACATCACAAAGCCCACGGCCATGGCGCGTGGCCGCGTGGCCCACCTCATCGAGTGGAAGGGCTGGCGTGCCCAGCGGTCCGGCTGGGAGCTGTCCCCCGCCGACGACGAGCATTACTGCTGCCTGCCGGATGAGCTGCGCGAGGCCCGTTTTGCCGCAGGTCcgcgggtgggggcaggggagcctggggacgGGGATTGGCTGGGACTCTGGTTCTTAGGGGACCGAGGGTCGCCACACGGGCGTTGTCGAGGTAGAGCAAATCAGTGCCGTGGGGTGGCCGGGGCGCTGGGTGGGCCCGGATGGACTGCCCGGCTGAGCGCGAGGTGGTCGGGGCCAGCCCGTGGAGGTGCTGAGGGTGCCCCCGGCACCCTGCTGTGTCCCCACTGAGCTGTGTCTCGctgtccccacccacccacccccaggggTTGCTGAGCAGTTTGCTATCACAGAAGCCACGCTGAGCGCCTGGTCCTCGCTGGACGACGAGGAGCTGCACCCCGAGAACAGCCCTCAGGACATCGTCCAGCTCCAGGGTACCGCCTGGGTGGGCGCCGGGGCAGGGTGGGTGGAGCAGAGCAGGTGGGGGGGTGCCAGCCACCGGATGCACTGTGACCTCagacaagccccccccccccccgcccttcaGCCTTGGTTTCTGCATCTGTGGGATGGGCCTGGGGAGCCTTGCCCTGCCCATTGCCCACGGGGCGCCGTAGGCATGATAACAGGTCAGGAACTAAGTGCTCACCGTGTTACGTGTTTTACAGTTGCCATTTCACTTCATCCTCCTCACACCTCTAAGAAGTAGGCCCTGTTATGATCTCCATTTttcaaaaacttatttattcatgagagacacagagaaagaggcagagacgtaggcagagggagaagcaggtgccctgcagggaccccgatgcaggactcgatcccaggaccccggggtcacgacctgagccaaaggcagatgctcaaccactgagccccccaggcgcccctcagagccaggatctgaaccTTCATACCAGGCACAACGGACCACCTTTCTGGAGCTCCAGGTTACTCCTGAGGGCTTCACCGGGCCCTCACTCCACCACCCCTGTAGCCcccagggagaaacaggctcagagaggttcagcgACTTTTCTGAGGCCACACAGCTCGGCAGTGACACAGCAGGCCTGGGAGGCCGGCCTTCCACCCCCCACTTTCTCTCACTCACCAGGAGAGGGTGAGGAGTAGGGCCTGGGGCTCCGTGCCTCACACCCCTCTActcctccctttgcctttccAGACCTGGAGAGCGTCTACCTTCAGGACAGTCTTCTGAGCGGCCCATCGCAGGATGACAGTCTTCTGGCCTTCTCTTCCCCTGGCCTCTCCCCCGATGGCTGGCCCTCACCCGACGAGCCCCCCATCACACCAGCTGTGGGcacccagccccccagccccgaaCCGCAGCATGGGCAGCGGCTGCCTCGAGCCCCGGGGCCTGAGGGTGGGGCCCGTctgcagggctccctcccctcggTGGACAGCATCTCCCtctcggaggaggaggaggacgaggtgTTCTATAACTGAGGAGGGGGCTGTATGCCCCAGAGCCTCTTCATACTGTGACCCTGCCCGGTGGGCAGCCCAGGCAGATCAGGACATTGGGGTCCGGGCTTGGTGTTTCTTGGCCCCTCAGGGCAGGCAGAGGGTGGGTGCGGTGGGGACGGGGGCCAGCACTCCTTGCGGACCATTCTGTGCCTCCGGGGACCTGCCCCGGCAGTGGGAGCCATAATCCCCCTTCTTTGTTCACCTGGCCCCAGCGAGCACCTTCCCCTGCAGGGTTTCTGTCCTCCCTGAGCTCCAGGACCCTCAGCAGGCACAGGGCAAGCTGCCCGGGGGAGCCCGCAGCGGacagccagtcacagaaggacctGGGAGACCCACTTGGAGTGGGGCCCCGGGGACCCTGCCTTGAGCCCGGGgccctgtcctcccctccctccgTGTTTGTGTCTCCCATCGGAGGTGGGACCACCTCTCTGGTAGCTAAGTGTCTGCTCCTCAGCTCCCTTCACAAGGATCTCTGTCTTTGGAGCGTCTGTCCGTCCCTCACTCTCTGCACCTGCTCCCTGgtgcccctgcccccttccttgcacccctctcccacctccctgaAGGTTCTCTGCAGACATTAAAGTGGTGGATTCACCTGGATGAACTTGGCCTGGTCTCTGGGGAAAGGTGTGTCCTTGGGCCCCTGGGGTAAGGCGGTTCTAGAGGGACTTGGGGGAGGACCCCtaccccccaacacacatacaGGTGGTTGACCTACTGCCACCCAGCCGGGAGAGTCCCCACAGAAGATGCCCAAGGTTCTGCGGAGCCCCCAGGAGACACCCAGGGATGCTGCTTTATCAGCCTGGCTCGGCCGCCAGGTGAGCTGTTGCTTGGGTGAgggtccttcttttttttttttttaagattttacttattcattcataagagacagagagagagaggcagagacacaggcagagggagaagcaggctccatgcaaggagcccaacaagggactcgatcccgggtctccaggatcagaccctgggccaaaggtggcgctaaaccgctgagccactggggcccAGAAGGTCCTTCCTATACATGAGGACAAGCAGCATAAGACCTGGTGGGGGGCCTGGTCTCCTACCCTGTCTCCCAGCCACGGAGGGGGCACAGGCCAGCCGTGGTAAGCCAGGGTCCCAGGCCTGCGATGCCTACGTGGCCACCAGGGGGCCCCAAGAGCTCGCCCAGGGCCCGCACACATCGGTCCACACCCTCAGAGCTGGGAGAGGATCTACAGCTCCGGGaaccagctttatttttctctggagCCTCTGGTTGGGAGTCCCACAGCCCTCACAGGGCATCTGTGCCCACCCTCGGTGACAGCCGTACACCAATGTCTTCACtgtggacttggtgactcttcaATGAGCACCCAGTGTCCACAGGCTTTCTGCGGTCTCGCATCCTGCTCGGTCCAGGGTGGGATTTGTCCTTTGCGGGATGGAGCGCTTCGTGCCACCCAGGATGGAGCATGGTGAGCGCTGCCTGCTTCCCCGAGGAGGAGCTGAGccgggctggaggggaggggctgtggtGATGGGGGAGGAGGCGCAGGGTCCCTGCCCCATCTCCTTCACCAGGGCGGCCGGGCCACCCTGTTTCATCTTGCTGGGCTGGCTCACTTTGGGGCTGGCGGGTTTGTCAGGTTAGAAATTGCTTTCTTCAACTAGAACAGAGAAAGAggggtttgggggagggagggtgtaGGGGAGGCTGAGAGTGGGGATTCCAGCATTGTCTGGCTGCCCTCAGGGTTGATTCAGGGGTAGATGTTAAAGCCAGGGCCTCCCCACTGCACAG contains the following coding sequences:
- the FAM131C gene encoding protein FAM131C isoform X3, yielding MGSCVSRDLFTSAHKDCPMPQGTDPLNPDLPSGHQPTIAPDHVTGKDKQMDFCWDPWQRCFQTTNGYLSDSRSCSSNYNVAALATSSLVGVVQSIKDHITKPTAMARGRVAHLIEWKGWRAQRSGWELSPADDEHYCCLPDELREARFAAGVAEQFAITEATLSAWSSLDDEELHPENSPQDIVQLQDLESVYLQDSLLSGPSQDDSLLAFSSPGLSPDGWPSPDEPPITPAVGTQPPSPEPQHGQRLPRAPGPEGGARLQGSLPSVDSISLSEEEEDEVFYN
- the FAM131C gene encoding protein FAM131C isoform X2 yields the protein MLGKEHSTLFSILCPLRGHISPCGTFSSSSFNPGMWGPETQESYLRSHSQDTERQNLNSDLFTSAHKDCPMPQGTDPLNPDLPSGHQPTIAPDHVTGKDKQMDFCWDPWQRCFQTTNGYLSDSRSCSSNYNVAALATSSLVGVVQSIKDHITKPTAMARGRVAHLIEWKGWRAQRSGWELSPADDEHYCCLPDELREARFAAGVAEQFAITEATLSAWSSLDDEELHPENSPQDIVQLQDLESVYLQDSLLSGPSQDDSLLAFSSPGLSPDGWPSPDEPPITPAVGTQPPSPEPQHGQRLPRAPGPEGGARLQGSLPSVDSISLSEEEEDEVFYN
- the FAM131C gene encoding protein FAM131C isoform X4, with product MPQGTDPLNPDLPSGHQPTIAPDHVTGKDKQMDFCWDPWQRCFQTTNGYLSDSRSCSSNYNVAALATSSLVGVVQSIKDHITKPTAMARGRVAHLIEWKGWRAQRSGWELSPADDEHYCCLPDELREARFAAGVAEQFAITEATLSAWSSLDDEELHPENSPQDIVQLQDLESVYLQDSLLSGPSQDDSLLAFSSPGLSPDGWPSPDEPPITPAVGTQPPSPEPQHGQRLPRAPGPEGGARLQGSLPSVDSISLSEEEEDEVFYN